Sequence from the Fragaria vesca subsp. vesca linkage group LG4, FraVesHawaii_1.0, whole genome shotgun sequence genome:
TAGATACAAAATGAAACACCTGCAGATCTATATATGATCATATCAAATTTTCATGAGCACAAATTTATTAAGTATTAATGATTACTAATGGAATACTAACCTAAATTTACTTGATTCGTCTGATTATTATTATTTTTTATTTTTTTATTTTTTATTTTTTTTACGATACTAAGCATATCGAAATAAGCATGCGAATCGTTTTCCTCGTTACCAACAGAAATGAAGCAGTTGTCTCTATATAGATAAGTGATGTAAAATAATAAGCCACACAACACCAAAATGAGAAACAAAAACGAAGAACAAAATGCATATCTAGGATAAGAATTTATGTGAAGCCGTACCAAGGACACGTCTCTATATATCCGTATGTTGAAATTCGACAACGTGCATTCAACTTTGATTCTCTTAGCTAGTGCAACTTTTGGATAGCTTTCTAGAAATGATCGATCGAGTTTGTGTAATGACAAAATCAAATCGAACATTCTTATTTTCCTTCTCTATCAAAACCGTACCCTTTAACTTTTAGACAATGCCAATCAACTCTCCCCCATCTCCTATATATACACTTCCATGGCACTCCATAACTTACAAACACATCAAACACCTCACCAATACACATTCATCTGAAAGCTCTACTTTCCTCTGAATCTAAACACATTTCACTTACCAATTAGCATACACTTCGCCTTCGAGTCATTACATTTTCGCCTTGTTTACTGGAAGAAAGCTGCTAGCTAGCAATGGAGGCGGTGACAAAGATGGCGTCCGAGAGACCGGTGGTGATTTTCAGCAAGAGCTCATGCTGCATGAGCCACTCAATCAAGACATTGCTTTCCGACTTTGGGGTGAACCCAGCAGTGTATGAGCTTGATGAGATGCAAAGAGGGAGAGAAATAGAGCAAGCTCTGTTGAGGCTCGGATGCAGCCCATCTGTGCCGGCTGTGTTCATTGGTGGCGAATTTGTTGGCGGAGCCAATGAAGTGATGAGTCTTCATCTTAAGCGCTCCTTAATCCCCATGCTTAAGCGCGTCGGTGCATTATGGGTTTGATCAATCTCATCATCAAGAAAACCAAGTACCTGCATGACAAGCACGCTAATAAGAATGCTAGCTATGCACAAGAGATATAAGATATAGAGAAAGTGAGAGTTCTGTTTTCAAAATAAGGGTAACTATAGCTACTTGATTAGTACTAAGTACTACTCTTAATGGCTGTTTTGTAACACATGTAAGGCCTGGTGTTATTTTCTGAAACACCATGACGTACAATTGTGTTAAACACATTATAATATAATATTATTGGTGATTTGGTTATTAGCAATATGCAATGATGAGTTGTGAAGAGATATCACAGTTTCTCCAATTCCAAATGAGATGGGTGCAATGACTGAAATTAATCCTAGTATTTCAACCGGAATTCCATAAAGAATAACACAACCATCCTCCTATCATCAATGACTGAAATTAACAAAACTGAAAAATCCAGAAGACCCGACAAATCCCTATATATTCAAGAGTTAAGAATATTGTGTTGTGATGGTGCATTACTTGTGATAGAATTTTGGACTCTATTTAATTAGTAACAGTTGAGAATCTAAATTTTATTTGAGCCAACATACTACTCTAGCTAGGTTTTCATACTTGGACTTACT
This genomic interval carries:
- the LOC101299174 gene encoding monothiol glutaredoxin-S2-like; translated protein: MEAVTKMASERPVVIFSKSSCCMSHSIKTLLSDFGVNPAVYELDEMQRGREIEQALLRLGCSPSVPAVFIGGEFVGGANEVMSLHLKRSLIPMLKRVGALWV